In the genome of Campylobacter avium LMG 24591, the window TTGGATACATATCCAGAATATTGCTTATGTTCAAAAGAATTTTCAAACATAAATTCTTTTATTTGATTATAAGCTTGAGCTGTGTTATCAAAGTATTTTTTAAGTTCTTTTGTGGATAAATCAAAATTCATAGCCTTTCTTTTTGCCATTATGAAGCCCAAACACCCATCTCATCGCCTATTAAAGTTTCATTTCCATCTTCCTCATCAAGCCAAAGCCATTCTTTAGCGTTAAGAGTAAGCCATTTAGTTTTCATAAGATTATCCCATATCAGTATTCCTAAACAAGCTAAATCTCTTTCATTTCCTTTGCAATGATAAGTGTATTTATCTATCTTTACTAATCCTGATTGAATAGCCATTTCTTCTATGCTTTTATACATTTGTTCTAAGTCATAAATTCCCTCTTTTTTTATCTTTTCCTCGTCTAATACTATTTTTGTTCCTAAAAGTGGATATGACATAAAGACTCCTTTAAATTTCTAGCGTTAATTAAATTTACGCTAGAAATTATATAAAATTTTTAATAAACTTTACCTTGTTTTCTAATCTTTCTTTCCATAAGCTCATCATAACTTAATCTTTCAACCTGTTCCTCATTCTCACTTGATTTCATATCATCTTGCGAAAACAAGCTGGTCACATTTTCTGTATGTTTGATTGTTTTGTCTAAAGTTGAAACAAAATTTGACTTTGTCTTTATAAACTCTGTTGCATCATTTAAATTTCTAGCCAATGTGTCAACCAAATCGTTATACATATTGAATGTATCTTTAATGTTATTAGAAATTGCATTAAAAGTTTTGTCAATTTCTTCCAAGCTCTTTTGGGTATTTTTCTTAAAATTTTCTATAAGTACCTTCATATCTTGTGCATTATTCATAATCATTACTCCTTTATATTTGCTAGAGATTTTGGAGAGGAAAAATATTTTACCAGCGTAGCAAAAGACGATAAAGGAGAATGGGTAATTGTAAGCAATGCACCAAAAAGCGAAAATGGGTTGAATAATAAGATTTTAAAAGGTGGTGAGGAAGTTTATAACAAACAAGCGGGTAGTCAGATTAACGCTTCTACCCCTTACGATGATATAGCTAAGTCTAATATCAAACTTGATAACACTAATTCTAGCACAAAATTAACTCAAAAACAAGATGAAGTTAAAGAAAATAACTACAAGATACAAGATATTACAAATGGAATCAAAGAGAGAAGAAATTTACAAAACAAGATGAATTTAGGAGCTAAAATACTTTATCAATCTCCAAGCTTCAGATCATCTCGTAACAAGCTTTTACAGGCTTCACAATTCTCCACCAACAAGACTGATATGCTAGATTATAATGAAAAAAATATGAAAAGTCAAGCCACAAAAGGAGAAAAAGCTATGGATATGTTAAGGCAGGAGCATGAGGAAAATTCTAATAAACAAAATAAGGCAAATAAACTAAGGAATAAATTATGAGTATAGAATTAAATGAAGAACAAAGAGATATTATACAATGCTCTTTCGATATGAAAGAAAGAGAAATTTTAAAAATTCAAGCTTATGCCGGTTCTGGTAAGACCACCATATTAAAAGAAATAGCCTCAGCACATCATTCTAGCTCTTTTTTATATTTATCTTTCAATAAGGCTATTGCAAACGAGGCAAGTAAAATATTTCCAGAAAATGTTAAGGTTTCAACAACACATTCTTTGGCATATAGATATATTGTTTCAAGAAATAAGAATTTTAAAATTGTGAATGATTATTCAGTTTTTGATTTATGTAAAATTTTAGATACGCAGGATTTTGAAGAAGTGATGATTTTTAAATCTCATTTGAAAGATTTTTTATATTCATCTAGCTCTTTATTTCCAAACAAAAAGGTTGGTAAATTCTTTGAAAAAGCTTCTGCTGGAATTATACCTTTAACGCATGATGTATATTTAAAAATGTTTCAACTTCTACTAAGAGAAGAAAAATTGCTAAGCGAGTATGATTTTATCCTTTTAGATAAGGATTTTTAAAGTTGGATACAAAGTTATCATCTATGCTGTGTCTTACATTATGAAAGTAAAAGCTTATAGGTTCGTTAGCAAAAGACTTAAAAAGCATATTTAAGGCTTCATTTTTAAAGTCTAAATCCACATCACTCTCACACTCAAAAGAAATTCCCTCTATCTCGTAAGTAGAACAAAGTAAATAATCTTTTGTAAGAACTATGCCATCTCCTATGATGGAGCTAAATGGGATAAGTTTTTCAAAATTTACTTCACTATTTAAAGCAAAAAGGCTAAGTTTCGGGATATTTGTTTTTATATAGTTTTTATGCTTTGAATAAGACATAGCTTGAAAGGATTTTATGCCGTGAAATTTCTTTGATAAAGGATTTGTAAGAAATCTTAACTTTAAAAAATATAGTCTAAATATAAAATTATCTTGCTTAGTCATTTGTTTCATAAGCACATATAAGGGTATGTAAAACAAAATAAGGTAAAAAAGCTGTGTAGATATAGTGATAAAAATCGTAATACCTAAAGAAAAGAATAATGGAATTATAGGAACTCCAAAGAGCATAGCAGGACGAGTTAAGCCTTTAAATAAAGCTTGTGTTTGCATATTTATCCTAGTAAATATCCTGATATAGCAGAAGCAGAACCTACAAAAAGACCGCCAACTATGGTAGGTATGGTTTGCTGCCACGGTGTTCCATATGCTATTTTATACCCAGCTATCATTATAGCTATAGCAATGGTAACAACGCCAATAGCATATAAAGCTATGGAGACATTTTCCAAAAATGTATTTACTCTATCTATGCCACCAGCAGCAAATATTAAATTTGGAAGTAAAGCAAAAATAAAAAACACTTTTTTAAAAAACATAGATTTACCTTTCTATCTTAGAATTAATCGTTGGTTAAGTGCTGCTATATCAGCTCTTGATGCTATATATGCTTGGGCTAGGGGAGGAACACAATTTTACTCTAGGCTTGATGGTGTTACAGGCTCTTTCTTAGATACTTTGAATAAAATTTGGCAGAGTTATGGATTCTCAGAAATTATAGAAGCTGCTTTTGTATGTCTTTTTATGATAATTTCTTTTCTTGCTGTTATGTTTGCCTTTGCATTTACTATAATATCAGCCTCTATAACAAATACATTTTTAATCATAGCTCTACCTTTAGCTCTTTTTTGTTTTATGTATCAAAGCACTAGAAATGTCTTTGTGCAGTGGTGTAATATGTTTATATCAAATATATTTCTACTTATCTTTATGACTTGTTTCATAGACTTTTTAATCAATAATCTAAATGCCCTATACGCTAGTACACAAGAAGCTAACAGCATATTTATACAGATTTTACAACCTATCTTAATAGGAGGAATTTTAATAGCTTGTATCTCGGTTATAAAAGAACTAGCTAAAAATCTTGCTAATGTGTCAATAGATAGTGCAGGTTCAAGTGCCTTAAATTCTATGTCTTCAAGTGTAGGTAAAGTAAGTGGTTCAGTAAGCAAAAGCACAGGTAAGGCTGGTTTAGGAGTTTTATCAGGCTCTGCTGCAAAAGCTGAAAAAACTAGGTGGGCTTTCAGGTTTAGCTGGATATGGAGTCAAAAAAGGCGTAGTAAGTGGCTTTAAAAAACTTTTAGGTAATGCAAGAAATAGTGCTTAATATGATGAAAAGACTAAGAATTTAGATAAAGATATTGAAATATGATTAAAAGATATTGTTTAGATATGTTTAAATATTGTTTAGATAGTGAAAAATTATTTAAAAACAAGGTTAAGATATGAGTGAAAAATACGGAGAAAGAAGAGAAAAAGGTGGAGATGGGCAGACAAAGTCAGCTCTGCCTCCATTGTTTAATGACTCCGATTTTCGCAAATCCACCGATAACGTGATTCTAACAAATTCAACTTGTGAAAGTCAAGCAAAATCAAGAGAACAAGAGCTAGATGAATTTAGAGCTAAGCTTAAAGAAGTTAGTAAAAAAATCAAAGATGATGAAAAGACTAAGAATTTAAATAAGGATATTGAAATATGATTAAAAGATATTGTTTAAATATATTTAAATATTGTTTAGATAGTGAAAAATTATTTAAAAACAAGGTTAAGATATGAGTGAAAAAGAGCAAGTAAAAGCGAGGATAACAGAACTTGAAAACTATGTAAAAGAGGCTAAGGAAAACATACAAAAGTGTGAACAAGTTATTGAAGCTTTAAAAGATATAGTTTGGGATAGAAAAAGCAAAAAGGAAAGTTCACAGATGTATAAGGTTTTAAAAGATGATAAGACTTATACTCAAGTAAAAAGCAATGTAGGAGATATAAAGGTAGATAAGGACTTTATGCAAAAAGAGATTAAAAAACATTTGGATAATCCTAAGTTAAGAGGAATGATAAGCACTAAAGAAATGCTTTCTTTTCCAAAAGTGGCTAAGAATGTGAGGGCTGAGTATAATCCTCAACAACAGGGATTTGACTGGAGAGTAAGAGCTAGTGATGATAGTTTGCTTGTATATGGAGAAAGAGATTATGGAGATGGGCATAGACTTTTAACAGCTCATAGCAAAACGGAAAGGGGTGAGCGGGGTCATTCTCACCGACAGATTAAAGACCCCGATTTTCACAATTCCGTTACAGACATTCTAACAAATTCAAAGAATGAAAGTCAAGCAAAATCAAGAGAACAAGAGCTAGATGAGTTTAGAACTAAGCTTAAAGAAGTTAGTAAAAAAATCAAAGATGATGAAAAGACTAAGAATTTAAATAAGGATATTGAAATATGATTAAAAGATATTGTTTAGATATGTTTAAATATTGTTTAGATAGTGAAAAATTATTTAAAAATAGGTTATGTTATGAGTGAAAAAAGTCTTGAAATCTTTAAACTTTGCGAAAAATTAACAGAGCTTTTGCAAGATAAAGAAGCTA includes:
- a CDS encoding AAA family ATPase, encoding MSIELNEEQRDIIQCSFDMKEREILKIQAYAGSGKTTILKEIASAHHSSSFLYLSFNKAIANEASKIFPENVKVSTTHSLAYRYIVSRNKNFKIVNDYSVFDLCKILDTQDFEEVMIFKSHLKDFLYSSSSLFPNKKVGKFFEKASAGIIPLTHDVYLKMFQLLLREEKLLSEYDFILLDKDF
- a CDS encoding type IV secretion system protein VirB3 — encoded protein: MQTQALFKGLTRPAMLFGVPIIPLFFSLGITIFITISTQLFYLILFYIPLYVLMKQMTKQDNFIFRLYFLKLRFLTNPLSKKFHGIKSFQAMSYSKHKNYIKTNIPKLSLFALNSEVNFEKLIPFSSIIGDGIVLTKDYLLCSTYEIEGISFECESDVDLDFKNEALNMLFKSFANEPISFYFHNVRHSIDDNFVSNFKNPYLKG
- a CDS encoding TrbC/VirB2 family protein, which encodes MFFKKVFFIFALLPNLIFAAGGIDRVNTFLENVSIALYAIGVVTIAIAIMIAGYKIAYGTPWQQTIPTIVGGLFVGSASAISGYLLG
- a CDS encoding type IV secretion system protein, which gives rise to MPPAANIKFGSKAKIKNTFLKNIDLPFYLRINRWLSAAISALDAIYAWARGGTQFYSRLDGVTGSFLDTLNKIWQSYGFSEIIEAAFVCLFMIISFLAVMFAFAFTIISASITNTFLIIALPLALFCFMYQSTRNVFVQWCNMFISNIFLLIFMTCFIDFLINNLNALYASTQEANSIFIQILQPILIGGILIACISVIKELAKNLANVSIDSAGSSALNSMSSSVGKVSGSVSKSTGKAGLGVLSGSAAKAEKTRWAFRFSWIWSQKRRSKWL